The following are encoded in a window of Bremerella alba genomic DNA:
- a CDS encoding ion transporter, with product MQKLRQVVQESDTRLGRLFDLSVLFLILLSLVTFSLETLPNLSDTTRRWLNAFEVFSVIAFSLEYCLRVAVASPKRKYVLSFFGIVDLLAIVPFFLGLGVDLRSIRTLRLLRLFRILKLARYSAAARRFHRAILIAKEEVILFLGAALILLYLAAVGIYQFESEAQPDAFGSVFHCLWWAIVTLTTVGYGDVYPITVGGKIFTFVMLVIGLGVISVPAGLVASALAQARKMEDNTTGDILTDEP from the coding sequence ATGCAAAAGTTAAGACAAGTTGTTCAAGAAAGCGATACACGTCTTGGACGTCTTTTTGACTTATCGGTCCTCTTTTTAATCCTCCTCTCCTTAGTCACGTTCTCTCTTGAGACGCTTCCGAATCTGTCTGATACGACACGAAGATGGCTAAATGCTTTTGAAGTATTTTCGGTCATTGCATTTTCGCTTGAATATTGTCTCCGCGTTGCCGTGGCTTCGCCTAAGCGAAAATATGTTCTGAGCTTTTTTGGAATTGTGGACCTGCTGGCAATTGTTCCGTTCTTTCTCGGATTGGGTGTCGACCTACGATCCATTAGAACGCTCCGCCTGCTCCGACTCTTTCGTATTTTGAAACTGGCAAGATATAGCGCCGCCGCGAGAAGATTTCATCGAGCAATTCTGATTGCCAAAGAAGAAGTCATTTTGTTCTTAGGTGCCGCACTAATCCTGCTTTACCTGGCGGCGGTCGGAATCTATCAATTTGAAAGCGAAGCTCAGCCTGACGCTTTTGGATCCGTGTTTCACTGCTTGTGGTGGGCTATCGTCACTCTAACCACGGTTGGCTATGGCGACGTCTATCCAATCACCGTCGGTGGGAAGATCTTCACGTTTGTCATGCTGGTCATCGGATTGGGTGTGATATCGGTCCCAGCAGGACTCGTTGCATCGGCGCTCGCACAAGCACGAAAAATGGAAGATAACACAACGGGCGATATCCTTACCGACGAGCCTTAG
- a CDS encoding DUF1559 domain-containing protein: MQDYRPRPRAGFTLVELLVVIAIIGVLIALLLPAVQQAREAARRMQCTNNQKQLGIAMHNYHDTLGNFPPGVVGRVNFDTVDPLNFENTPPTWMQMLLPYIEQGNLYDQMKPHFDQGLKAATAPGRFTVIDGLTCPSDANAPKITNIEPSVWSGNFGFAGNYVACSGSGYFTTTSDPHMQQNNGMFFARSKTDFGDVTDGTSNTFMMGEILVVPDVAPRNSTNQDLRGSYYFGRRGSGCFSTREPPNSIVGDRLSSCRNLPRTPCNGQGTDNMIILARSLHPGGANMMLGDGSVRFVAETVNRTIYQGFGTRAGGETPGEL, encoded by the coding sequence ATGCAAGACTATCGACCACGGCCCCGTGCCGGCTTCACGCTTGTCGAACTTCTCGTCGTAATTGCCATTATTGGGGTGTTGATAGCACTGCTATTGCCTGCGGTACAGCAAGCCCGCGAAGCGGCCCGAAGGATGCAGTGCACCAACAATCAGAAGCAGTTGGGAATCGCGATGCACAACTATCACGATACGCTCGGCAACTTTCCGCCGGGGGTCGTCGGACGGGTCAACTTTGATACGGTCGATCCTTTGAACTTTGAAAACACGCCCCCCACGTGGATGCAGATGCTGCTTCCTTATATCGAGCAGGGCAATCTTTACGATCAAATGAAGCCGCACTTCGACCAGGGATTAAAGGCCGCAACGGCTCCAGGCCGATTCACGGTGATCGATGGGCTGACATGCCCCAGCGATGCGAATGCCCCGAAGATTACCAACATCGAACCTTCGGTTTGGTCGGGCAATTTTGGGTTTGCCGGCAACTATGTGGCCTGTAGCGGGTCGGGTTACTTCACGACGACTTCCGATCCTCACATGCAGCAAAACAATGGGATGTTCTTCGCCCGATCCAAAACCGATTTTGGGGATGTCACCGACGGCACCAGTAACACGTTCATGATGGGCGAGATCCTGGTTGTGCCGGACGTAGCGCCGCGTAACTCTACAAATCAGGACCTGCGCGGTTCGTACTACTTCGGCAGGCGCGGATCGGGTTGCTTCAGCACCCGCGAGCCACCGAATTCGATCGTAGGGGACCGACTGAGCAGTTGTCGTAACCTTCCTCGAACGCCATGTAACGGGCAGGGAACCGACAACATGATCATCCTGGCCCGCAGCCTCCACCCCGGCGGAGCCAACATGATGCTGGGAGATGGCTCGGTGCGCTTCGTGGCTGAAACCGTTAATCGAACTATCTATCAAGGCTTTGGAACCCGAGCAGGCGGAGAGACGCCCGGCGAGTTGTAA
- the dapF gene encoding diaminopimelate epimerase, with protein sequence MSQLRFTKMHGAGNDYVYVNLFEEQLPAPPEKLAPLVSDRHFGIGGDGLILITPSEVADARMRMFNADGSEAEMCGNGLRCVAKYVYDHGIAKKDKLTLETGAGVLSVELETDGNMAKRVTVNMGEPILEAAKIPTTFDESPVVNQRLEAGGREFEVTCVSMGNPHCVIFVDKADDDLVLKIGPQIEKAIQFPARINVEFIEIISPTEVRQRTWERGSGETLACGTGASAVCVAGVLTGKLERRILNHLLGGDLELHWNEADNHVYMTGPAEEVFSGIWPVPHGVPLYSQLA encoded by the coding sequence ATGTCGCAACTGCGTTTTACGAAGATGCACGGAGCCGGAAACGACTACGTGTATGTCAATCTGTTTGAAGAGCAACTTCCGGCACCTCCTGAAAAGTTGGCACCGCTGGTCTCGGATCGACATTTCGGAATCGGGGGCGATGGCCTGATTCTGATCACTCCTTCTGAGGTCGCTGATGCCCGGATGCGGATGTTCAACGCGGATGGCTCGGAAGCTGAAATGTGCGGCAACGGCCTTCGCTGCGTGGCGAAGTATGTTTACGACCACGGAATAGCCAAGAAGGACAAGCTGACGCTCGAGACGGGTGCCGGGGTGCTTTCGGTGGAGTTAGAAACCGACGGCAACATGGCCAAGCGAGTTACCGTGAACATGGGCGAGCCGATTCTCGAAGCGGCCAAGATCCCGACGACCTTCGACGAAAGCCCCGTCGTCAATCAACGTCTGGAAGCCGGCGGGCGTGAGTTTGAAGTGACGTGCGTTTCAATGGGCAACCCGCATTGCGTTATCTTTGTCGATAAAGCAGACGACGACTTGGTCTTGAAGATTGGCCCCCAGATTGAAAAGGCGATTCAGTTTCCGGCACGCATCAACGTAGAATTCATCGAGATCATCAGCCCGACAGAAGTTCGTCAGCGAACATGGGAACGCGGCAGCGGTGAAACGCTGGCTTGCGGCACCGGGGCGAGTGCGGTTTGCGTAGCCGGCGTGCTGACCGGAAAGTTAGAGCGAAGGATCTTGAACCATCTGCTCGGCGGTGACCTGGAACTGCACTGGAACGAAGCAGACAATCACGTTTACATGACCGGTCCAGCCGAAGAAGTATTCAGTGGGATTTGGCCAGTCCCTCATGGTGTACCGCTTTATTCGCAACTCGCTTAG
- a CDS encoding lysophospholipid acyltransferase family protein, producing the protein MRRTHSPWIARAGGAALVAIVKSMISTLDVRTMYVQAQDDPANPSCQRRGIYVFWHEYITFPFALRGHCNVSMLLSRHRDAEWLAHAAELEGFGTVRGSSSWGSIAALKELIKVSRTQHLAITPDGPQGPRRTMAPGPIYLASKLQMPIIPMGFGMDRPFRLGTWDKFAVPRPFSRARLIMGQAIDIPRELSKEDVDFHRLEVERILNHLTVSAEKWAESHLPGENEVCSFASATPLENRKEISSKRRYWRQAELRNHQVTKPTVAVAEGEQAEPTILPFRSAS; encoded by the coding sequence ATGCGAAGAACTCATTCCCCCTGGATTGCCCGCGCCGGCGGCGCGGCTTTGGTCGCGATCGTCAAGTCGATGATTAGTACGCTCGATGTCCGGACCATGTACGTTCAGGCTCAGGACGACCCGGCCAATCCCTCGTGCCAGCGGCGTGGGATTTATGTCTTTTGGCACGAGTACATCACTTTCCCATTTGCCCTCCGAGGCCACTGTAACGTCTCGATGCTCTTAAGCCGTCATCGCGACGCCGAGTGGCTGGCACATGCAGCAGAACTCGAGGGATTTGGTACAGTGCGAGGTTCTTCAAGTTGGGGAAGCATTGCAGCACTGAAAGAACTGATCAAGGTTTCGCGTACCCAGCACTTGGCGATCACGCCGGACGGTCCTCAAGGACCGCGCCGCACGATGGCCCCAGGCCCGATCTATCTCGCCTCGAAATTACAGATGCCGATCATCCCTATGGGGTTTGGGATGGATCGCCCCTTTAGGCTGGGGACTTGGGATAAGTTTGCCGTCCCCCGCCCGTTCAGCCGAGCACGCCTGATCATGGGGCAGGCCATCGATATTCCCCGAGAGCTTTCCAAAGAAGACGTCGATTTTCATCGCCTCGAAGTCGAACGCATACTAAATCACCTGACGGTATCCGCAGAAAAATGGGCCGAATCGCACTTGCCTGGCGAGAATGAGGTCTGCTCTTTCGCATCCGCAACACCACTGGAAAATCGAAAAGAAATCAGCTCCAAACGACGCTATTGGCGGCAAGCGGAACTGCGCAATCACCAGGTAACGAAGCCAACCGTTGCAGTAGCGGAAGGTGAACAAGCCGAGCCCACGATCTTGCCGTTTCGTTCGGCTTCGTAG
- a CDS encoding NPCBM/NEW2 domain-containing protein: protein MLKTLLAICLLVTAGGFCQADERSVAQSLQARVRAFHEDAPQEDLKLRVIYFYPADRQPQAHYQERVNRMVLDIKDFYDTEFARIGLKNSPLPVEMDGDQVKIHMVQGAENHDGYGYASSYGRKILREIGQQLRGKVDPDREFLLILCALCDKQEDGRYKIYSPYYGLGGANHVRGICFAADCEKLDTLNLTKSDELFRYNEHNRDQQRSLADFNTVFIGGMAHELGHGLSLPHNRELPSEKSKGTALMGSGNYTYRAELVGKKGSFMTLASATRMMCHPLLSQSNKQRFERTGLEVTNLEFSGSGKALTVRGKVKSNVEPFAVIAYSDAEGGNNYDAYQWTSEVAPDGSFEVTLDTHKPGNNTLRLSFCHANGATSDASYLFTANQQGEPNVQALQDGRAIATLEKEMLLGRVAQARNFAQKYLQAKPKTQLTPMLEYVQAFDANTKLAKLSQLTQSDVYLSDVEATTTKVGYGRPTRNAYLPINSRQDSGFFLRPGGQFHAQGFYAHAPSQFVFDLNGEWKRFTAVAGMQSGVRESASAIFIVKGDGQELYRSAKLRSSKVEKVDVDITGIKKLELITETGENNISGCWSVWGSPKISR, encoded by the coding sequence ATGCTGAAGACACTTCTTGCGATTTGTTTGCTGGTGACCGCTGGCGGTTTCTGTCAGGCCGACGAGAGATCGGTGGCCCAATCGCTTCAGGCGCGTGTGCGGGCTTTTCACGAGGACGCTCCACAAGAAGACCTCAAGCTGAGAGTCATCTACTTCTATCCCGCTGATCGTCAGCCGCAGGCCCATTATCAAGAACGCGTCAATCGGATGGTTCTAGATATCAAAGACTTCTACGACACCGAGTTCGCCCGGATCGGCCTGAAGAATTCTCCGCTGCCGGTCGAGATGGACGGAGACCAAGTGAAGATCCACATGGTTCAAGGTGCCGAGAATCACGATGGGTACGGGTACGCAAGTTCCTACGGGCGAAAAATTCTTCGCGAGATTGGCCAACAACTACGAGGCAAGGTCGATCCGGATCGTGAGTTTCTGCTGATCTTGTGTGCTCTGTGCGACAAGCAGGAAGATGGACGCTACAAGATCTATTCACCCTATTACGGCTTGGGTGGGGCGAACCATGTTCGCGGGATCTGCTTTGCGGCGGACTGCGAGAAGCTAGATACATTGAACCTGACCAAGTCAGACGAGCTGTTTCGCTACAACGAACACAACCGAGATCAGCAACGATCGCTTGCTGACTTCAACACGGTCTTCATCGGCGGGATGGCCCATGAACTAGGGCACGGCTTAAGCCTGCCGCATAATCGCGAGCTTCCCTCGGAAAAGTCCAAGGGGACCGCATTGATGGGCTCTGGTAATTACACTTACCGTGCAGAATTGGTCGGCAAGAAGGGAAGCTTTATGACGCTGGCCAGTGCGACGCGGATGATGTGTCATCCGTTGCTTTCGCAGAGCAATAAGCAGCGGTTTGAACGAACGGGTCTTGAAGTCACCAACCTCGAGTTCAGCGGAAGCGGCAAAGCATTGACGGTCCGCGGAAAAGTAAAATCCAATGTCGAGCCCTTCGCCGTCATAGCCTACAGCGATGCTGAAGGGGGTAACAACTACGACGCTTATCAGTGGACTTCTGAAGTCGCGCCGGATGGCTCATTCGAGGTGACACTCGACACCCACAAGCCTGGCAATAACACGCTGCGGCTGAGCTTCTGCCATGCCAATGGCGCGACCAGCGATGCAAGCTACTTGTTTACAGCCAACCAGCAGGGCGAACCCAATGTTCAGGCCTTACAAGATGGCAGGGCGATCGCCACCCTCGAAAAAGAGATGCTTCTAGGACGCGTTGCACAGGCACGTAACTTCGCACAGAAATACCTGCAAGCGAAGCCGAAAACTCAACTAACACCGATGCTCGAATACGTTCAAGCGTTCGACGCCAACACGAAGCTTGCTAAACTATCACAGCTCACGCAAAGCGACGTCTATCTTTCCGATGTCGAGGCAACGACGACGAAGGTTGGCTACGGTCGTCCGACGCGAAACGCCTACTTACCCATCAATAGTCGTCAAGACAGCGGATTCTTTTTACGGCCTGGGGGGCAATTCCATGCCCAAGGCTTTTATGCCCACGCCCCGTCCCAGTTTGTCTTCGATCTGAATGGCGAGTGGAAGCGATTTACTGCCGTCGCCGGTATGCAATCAGGCGTCCGCGAAAGTGCTTCGGCGATCTTCATCGTGAAGGGAGATGGCCAAGAGCTTTACCGCTCGGCCAAGCTGCGATCCAGCAAAGTAGAAAAAGTAGATGTCGACATCACCGGCATCAAGAAGCTGGAACTAATCACCGAAACAGGCGAAAACAACATCAGCGGCTGCTGGTCGGTTTGGGGTTCGCCTAAGATCAGCCGGTAA
- the xseA gene encoding exodeoxyribonuclease VII large subunit gives MDAGTAQWDGPGEKPPVLSVSQLTALIQGTLEMTIPPVWVSGEISNLSQPRSGHIYLTLKDDDAQIRGVIWRNTATKLPFDLEDGQEVLCHGQLDVYPPRGSYQLVIRDIEPRGVGSLQLKLRQLQQKLAAEGLFEADRKRPIPKFPKRIAFVTSPTGAAVRDFLEVMNRRWRNVEVLIIPARVQGDGAAAEIAAGIKRANQLAVRPDVLVVGRGGGSMEDLWCFNEEMVVRAIAESSIPTISAVGHEIDVTLADFAADKRALTPSEAAELAVPSMLEIQDRLNGMQSRLATGLRATYDRAASKLELLSRSRVLTHPFEMVHDHQRTLDELDAAATRVMRHRLQQAQEALARRAAQLEAMSPLAVLSRGYSVTRNANEQVLRDPSQVQPGDEIETILEKGRIRSRVQ, from the coding sequence ATGGACGCCGGAACCGCACAATGGGATGGCCCCGGCGAGAAGCCGCCGGTCTTATCTGTTTCCCAGCTGACGGCCCTGATTCAGGGAACGCTGGAAATGACCATACCGCCGGTGTGGGTTTCCGGTGAAATCTCGAATCTGTCGCAGCCTCGCTCAGGGCATATTTATCTGACCTTGAAGGATGACGATGCCCAGATCCGCGGCGTCATCTGGCGTAACACGGCCACTAAGCTTCCTTTTGATTTGGAAGATGGCCAGGAAGTCTTGTGCCATGGGCAGCTCGATGTTTACCCGCCGCGCGGAAGTTACCAATTGGTGATCCGCGATATCGAGCCGCGAGGGGTCGGTTCACTGCAACTCAAGCTGCGACAATTGCAGCAGAAGCTGGCCGCAGAAGGACTTTTCGAGGCAGACCGTAAACGACCGATTCCAAAGTTTCCCAAACGCATCGCGTTCGTAACGAGCCCGACCGGGGCCGCCGTTCGCGACTTTCTGGAAGTGATGAATCGGCGGTGGCGCAATGTCGAGGTGCTGATTATCCCAGCCCGCGTTCAGGGGGATGGTGCCGCCGCAGAAATTGCCGCAGGCATCAAGCGAGCCAATCAACTTGCCGTTCGCCCCGATGTCTTGGTGGTGGGACGTGGTGGCGGAAGCATGGAAGACCTATGGTGCTTCAATGAAGAGATGGTCGTACGGGCAATCGCCGAATCGAGCATTCCGACCATCTCCGCCGTCGGGCACGAGATCGACGTTACCCTCGCTGACTTTGCCGCAGACAAACGAGCGCTAACCCCCAGCGAAGCGGCCGAGTTGGCAGTGCCATCGATGCTGGAAATCCAAGACCGGTTGAATGGAATGCAATCGCGTTTGGCCACCGGTTTAAGGGCAACCTACGACCGCGCCGCTTCCAAGTTAGAATTACTTTCTCGCAGCCGCGTGCTAACCCATCCCTTCGAGATGGTGCACGACCATCAGCGAACGCTCGATGAACTGGACGCCGCCGCTACTCGCGTCATGCGTCACCGCTTGCAGCAAGCTCAGGAAGCGTTGGCCCGGCGAGCCGCTCAACTGGAAGCTATGTCACCGCTGGCAGTGCTTTCGCGAGGATATTCGGTAACGCGCAACGCCAACGAGCAGGTCCTGCGCGATCCGTCTCAAGTTCAGCCGGGGGACGAAATTGAAACCATCCTGGAAAAAGGCCGCATCCGAAGCCGCGTCCAGTGA
- the xseB gene encoding exodeoxyribonuclease VII small subunit: protein MAKKKQSEEQPAPKFEEGLEELQQIVQQLEAGQLGLDAALEKYQRGIEVLKQCHGVLKVTERKIELLSGVDAEGNPVTQPFEDEEMSLDEKAQSRARRRGSPKKSEGKSGLDNVDDDRKLF from the coding sequence TTGGCCAAGAAGAAGCAAAGTGAAGAACAACCGGCCCCCAAGTTTGAAGAGGGCCTGGAAGAACTGCAGCAGATTGTCCAGCAGCTAGAAGCAGGACAGTTAGGCCTGGATGCTGCGCTCGAAAAATATCAGCGTGGGATCGAGGTTCTCAAGCAGTGTCACGGCGTTCTCAAGGTAACCGAACGTAAGATCGAACTTCTTTCAGGCGTAGATGCGGAAGGAAATCCCGTCACCCAGCCGTTCGAGGACGAGGAAATGTCCCTCGACGAGAAAGCTCAATCACGGGCTCGGCGGAGGGGGAGTCCCAAAAAATCTGAGGGCAAATCAGGCTTGGATAACGTGGACGACGATCGCAAGTTGTTCTAA
- a CDS encoding polyprenyl synthetase family protein, with the protein MEAAEYHAAIAHIPYDDPGLRMAEVSTETFREVSERLRPEIDAALTRLTEFDHDCPDRLREAIRYSLLAPGKRLRPVLALLASEACGSDVKRAIAPACAVEMIHAYSLIHDDLPAMDDDDLRRGRPTCHRQFDEATAILAGDALLTRAFEILATEIIDPEQSRQCLRELTHAAGASQLVGGQVDDLRFEKLDGTADDLAAIHRRKTGAMITISLRLGGIVAGADNALLSLLTKYGDCLGLAFQITDDLLDVQGDEKSMGKRVGKDADKGKMTFPGVWGIEESRRKAEQLIHQACEAAAKLPSGGDSLISLAHYVLERNH; encoded by the coding sequence TTGGAGGCCGCCGAATATCATGCCGCGATTGCCCATATTCCCTATGACGACCCAGGATTGAGAATGGCCGAAGTGTCGACCGAGACCTTTCGGGAAGTTTCCGAGCGACTTCGCCCCGAAATCGACGCGGCTCTAACCCGACTAACGGAGTTCGACCACGATTGCCCCGACCGACTGCGCGAAGCAATTCGCTACAGTTTGCTCGCCCCCGGTAAGCGGTTGCGACCGGTCTTGGCGTTATTGGCCTCCGAAGCTTGCGGTTCTGACGTAAAGAGAGCCATCGCACCGGCTTGTGCGGTCGAAATGATTCATGCGTATTCGCTGATTCATGACGATCTACCAGCGATGGACGACGATGACTTGCGCCGTGGTCGGCCAACTTGTCATCGCCAGTTTGACGAAGCAACGGCGATCTTGGCAGGCGATGCCTTACTGACACGGGCATTCGAAATTTTAGCGACCGAAATCATCGATCCCGAGCAATCTCGGCAATGCCTTCGCGAATTAACCCATGCCGCCGGTGCCAGCCAACTGGTCGGTGGACAGGTCGATGACCTCCGATTTGAGAAACTCGACGGAACGGCCGACGATCTGGCGGCCATCCATCGGCGAAAGACTGGAGCGATGATCACCATTTCGCTTCGCCTGGGGGGAATCGTTGCCGGGGCGGACAACGCCCTGTTGTCCCTTCTGACCAAGTATGGCGATTGCCTGGGATTGGCTTTTCAAATCACGGACGACCTGTTGGACGTTCAGGGAGATGAAAAGTCGATGGGCAAACGCGTGGGGAAGGACGCCGATAAAGGCAAAATGACCTTCCCGGGGGTCTGGGGGATTGAAGAGAGCCGGCGAAAAGCGGAACAATTAATCCATCAGGCATGTGAAGCGGCTGCCAAACTCCCCAGTGGAGGCGACTCCCTCATTTCCCTGGCTCATTACGTGCTCGAAAGGAATCACTAA
- the dxs gene encoding 1-deoxy-D-xylulose-5-phosphate synthase encodes MAELLPTIKSPEDLTGFNAAQLDQLAVEIREVLCNLVATRTAHFASNLGVVELCIALHRTFDFTQDRLIWDTGHQVYPHKLVTGRYDQFNTMRTKGGLMGYPNPHESEYDLFMTGHAGASVSTVMGLASGDFLNGNSDRHSVAVIGDGAFPSGMVFEALNNAKVLNGNLLIILNDNKMSICPRVGGVADYFDRLRMNPFYTGFKNEVVKALNMVPVFGDPTERFLAQLKEGVKAGLHGGMLFEELGINYIGPIDGHNIQLLRKYLEMVKTQKGPTLLHVVTEKGHGYDPAAEDPVYYHTPPVLRKSEDCGEAPKTSGGSKAYTNYARDAIADVMRKNQSVTIMTAAMCQGTKMEPLRDEFGDRFFDTGICESHTVAFAAGQAKAGLRPIVNIYSTFLQRSFDQVFQEVALQDLPVVFTMDRAGITAADGPTHHGMYDIGYMRLFPNMIVMAPGDADELTEMVSFAVSVDHPTAIRYPKTNAENIARDRQPIELGKAEVLKRGSDGAVICYGTQLAEAKKAVELLAKDGIDVTLVNARFAKPIDSETILPILKESPFVVTVEEAALMTGFGSALLETANEAGIDASHVKRLGIADLFVQHGDRAEILAELQLDSLGIAQVCRELAAAHDEISSQH; translated from the coding sequence ATGGCGGAACTACTTCCCACCATCAAATCACCAGAAGACCTAACAGGGTTCAACGCCGCACAACTGGATCAGTTAGCGGTCGAGATCCGGGAAGTCCTCTGCAATTTGGTTGCCACCCGAACGGCACACTTCGCCTCGAACCTGGGCGTGGTCGAGCTTTGCATTGCCCTGCACCGGACGTTCGACTTCACGCAGGACCGCTTGATCTGGGATACCGGGCACCAGGTTTATCCGCACAAGTTGGTCACCGGACGGTACGACCAATTCAACACCATGCGGACCAAGGGGGGCCTGATGGGTTATCCCAACCCGCATGAAAGTGAGTACGATCTCTTCATGACCGGTCACGCTGGGGCCAGTGTTTCGACGGTCATGGGACTGGCCAGCGGCGACTTCTTAAATGGCAATTCCGATCGTCATTCGGTAGCGGTGATCGGCGACGGGGCGTTCCCCAGTGGGATGGTCTTCGAGGCGCTCAATAACGCGAAGGTCTTGAACGGCAATCTGCTCATCATCTTGAACGACAATAAAATGTCGATCTGTCCCCGCGTTGGCGGTGTGGCGGACTACTTCGACCGTCTGCGGATGAATCCGTTCTACACCGGTTTCAAAAACGAAGTCGTCAAAGCGCTGAACATGGTGCCGGTCTTCGGCGATCCAACCGAACGCTTCCTGGCTCAGCTTAAAGAAGGGGTCAAAGCGGGGCTGCACGGAGGCATGCTCTTCGAAGAATTGGGCATCAATTACATTGGTCCCATCGATGGTCATAACATACAGCTTCTGCGGAAGTACCTGGAAATGGTCAAGACGCAGAAGGGCCCTACCCTTTTGCACGTGGTAACGGAAAAGGGGCACGGGTACGATCCGGCTGCCGAGGATCCGGTCTATTACCACACTCCTCCAGTCCTTCGTAAAAGCGAAGATTGCGGCGAAGCTCCTAAGACGAGCGGAGGCTCGAAGGCCTATACCAACTACGCACGCGATGCGATTGCCGATGTGATGCGGAAGAACCAGAGCGTTACCATCATGACTGCGGCCATGTGCCAAGGGACGAAGATGGAACCGCTGCGTGATGAGTTCGGCGATCGCTTCTTCGATACCGGCATTTGCGAGTCGCACACCGTCGCGTTTGCGGCTGGTCAGGCCAAAGCTGGGCTGCGTCCGATTGTGAACATCTACAGCACGTTCCTGCAGCGCAGCTTCGATCAGGTCTTCCAGGAAGTCGCTTTGCAAGACTTGCCGGTCGTCTTCACGATGGACCGAGCCGGTATTACGGCGGCGGATGGCCCAACGCATCACGGCATGTACGATATCGGCTACATGCGGTTGTTCCCCAATATGATTGTGATGGCTCCTGGTGACGCGGACGAATTGACCGAGATGGTCTCGTTTGCGGTCTCGGTCGATCACCCGACCGCGATTCGTTATCCCAAAACCAACGCCGAGAACATCGCCCGCGATCGCCAACCGATTGAACTAGGCAAGGCCGAAGTTCTTAAGCGAGGAAGCGATGGCGCGGTCATTTGTTACGGGACACAACTGGCCGAAGCCAAGAAGGCCGTTGAACTGCTGGCCAAAGACGGTATCGACGTGACGCTGGTCAATGCTCGTTTCGCCAAGCCCATCGACAGCGAGACGATCTTGCCGATTCTGAAAGAGTCGCCGTTCGTCGTCACCGTTGAAGAAGCGGCGTTGATGACCGGTTTCGGCAGTGCCCTGCTCGAAACGGCGAATGAGGCCGGAATCGACGCAAGTCACGTAAAACGACTAGGAATTGCCGATCTCTTTGTACAACATGGAGATAGAGCGGAAATCCTGGCCGAACTACAGCTCGATTCCTTGGGCATTGCCCAGGTATGCCGAGAGTTGGCCGCCGCCCACGATGAGATTTCCTCCCAGCATTAA
- a CDS encoding NAD(+)/NADH kinase, protein MTTVDPASPKEPPWAGKEKPRVLLLGAGNRPHVEEEAERLSHLLPKYADIVHTDLAWEADLSEIEADFAIVLGGDGSILGAARSMGDQQIPIVGVNMGKLGFLAAFTPEHVVDQLACLCAGECQIIEHMMLRCRVLKDDEVIAERIGLNEMALLGGPPFQIRTIDLYVDTQLATSYSCDGLIISTPVGSTAHNLSAGGPILRADLRAFVVSPINPHTLTMRSVVDTGDRCFEMHLRGSDKTMSVVVDGRVLSPITSDHRVRVDQAQPRFKLVAMHDHNYYRTLREKLGWGGQIDHGR, encoded by the coding sequence ATGACCACCGTCGACCCTGCTTCCCCGAAAGAACCGCCCTGGGCTGGGAAAGAAAAGCCGCGAGTCCTGCTGCTCGGAGCCGGCAATCGTCCTCACGTGGAAGAGGAAGCCGAACGACTTTCTCATCTTTTGCCTAAATATGCCGATATCGTGCACACCGATCTCGCGTGGGAAGCCGACCTCTCGGAAATCGAAGCGGATTTCGCGATTGTGCTGGGTGGCGATGGCTCGATCCTCGGGGCTGCCCGCAGCATGGGAGACCAACAAATCCCCATCGTCGGCGTGAACATGGGCAAGCTCGGGTTTCTGGCGGCTTTCACGCCGGAGCACGTGGTCGATCAGCTCGCCTGTTTGTGTGCCGGCGAATGTCAGATCATCGAGCATATGATGCTCCGGTGCCGCGTTCTCAAGGACGACGAAGTCATTGCCGAGCGGATTGGCCTGAACGAAATGGCACTTCTCGGCGGGCCCCCCTTCCAAATCCGCACGATTGATCTTTACGTGGATACGCAATTAGCGACATCATATAGCTGCGACGGCTTAATCATTAGCACGCCGGTCGGGTCCACGGCCCATAACCTGTCGGCAGGTGGTCCGATTTTACGGGCCGACTTGCGGGCTTTTGTCGTTAGTCCGATTAACCCTCATACGTTAACCATGCGAAGCGTGGTGGATACGGGGGATCGTTGTTTCGAGATGCATTTACGCGGATCGGACAAAACGATGTCGGTAGTAGTCGACGGCCGAGTGCTCAGCCCGATCACCAGCGATCACCGCGTTCGCGTCGATCAGGCCCAGCCGCGATTTAAGCTCGTTGCCATGCACGACCATAACTATTACCGCACGCTTCGCGAAAAGCTGGGCTGGGGCGGTCAAATCGATCACGGAAGATAA